In Streptomyces sp. NBC_01707, a genomic segment contains:
- a CDS encoding HAD family hydrolase — MIETIVLDIGETLIRDDRYWRSWAEWLDFPQHTVSALVGAVVTQGRDNTDALRILRPDIDVGAEYRAREAAGRGEHLDETDLYPDVRPVLAALREFGIRVLVAGNQSEKAGIMLRALDLPADLVVTSAEWGVAKPDPAFFQRVLQESGAAPHETVYVGDHPVNDVFPAKAAGLRVAHIRRGPWGNWWGDDPDVVATADWSIGSLTDLTAIVGE; from the coding sequence GTGATCGAGACCATCGTCCTGGACATCGGCGAAACCCTCATCAGGGACGACCGGTACTGGCGGTCCTGGGCGGAGTGGCTCGACTTCCCACAGCACACCGTCAGCGCTCTCGTCGGGGCCGTCGTCACCCAAGGCCGCGACAACACGGACGCGTTGCGGATCCTCCGCCCCGACATCGACGTCGGCGCCGAGTACCGTGCGCGCGAAGCTGCCGGCCGGGGCGAGCACCTCGACGAGACGGACCTCTACCCGGATGTTCGGCCGGTCCTCGCGGCCCTTCGCGAGTTCGGCATCCGCGTCCTCGTCGCCGGGAACCAGAGCGAGAAGGCCGGCATCATGCTGCGTGCCCTGGACCTGCCCGCGGACCTCGTCGTCACCTCGGCGGAGTGGGGGGTCGCGAAGCCCGATCCGGCATTCTTCCAGCGGGTTCTGCAGGAGTCCGGTGCTGCTCCCCACGAGACGGTGTACGTCGGTGACCACCCGGTGAACGACGTGTTCCCCGCCAAGGCGGCCGGGCTGCGGGTTGCTCACATCCGCCGTGGACCGTGGGGGAATTGGTGGGGTGACGACCCGGACGTCGTCGCGACCGCGGACTGGTCCATCGGCTCACTCACGGACCTGACCGCCATCGTCGGCGAGTGA
- a CDS encoding Fur family transcriptional regulator: protein MSDLLERLRGRDWRMTSQRRVVAEVLDGEHVHLTADEVHARAVQRLPEISRATVYNALGELVALGEVLEFSTDGRAKRYDPNAQHPHQHLVCSGCGIIRDVHPTGNPLTDLPADERFGFTVSKVEVTYRGLCPSCAQAAVSDH from the coding sequence ATGAGTGACCTGCTGGAGCGACTGCGAGGGCGTGACTGGCGGATGACCTCCCAGCGGCGTGTCGTTGCGGAGGTCCTCGATGGCGAACATGTGCACCTCACGGCCGACGAGGTGCACGCCCGTGCGGTACAGCGGTTGCCCGAGATCTCCCGGGCGACCGTCTACAACGCCCTGGGCGAGCTGGTCGCACTCGGCGAGGTCCTGGAGTTCTCCACCGACGGCCGTGCGAAGCGTTACGACCCCAATGCACAACACCCGCACCAGCACCTGGTGTGCTCCGGCTGCGGGATCATCCGTGATGTCCACCCGACCGGCAATCCGCTGACCGACCTCCCGGCGGACGAGCGGTTCGGCTTCACGGTGTCCAAGGTCGAGGTCACCTACCGCGGGTTGTGTCCGTCGTGCGCCCAGGCGGCCGTGTCCGATCATTGA
- a CDS encoding transcriptional repressor, with protein sequence MTAEELRSASLWVTAARVALLEAVQDGDHLGVETITARVRDRMGRNSLHVCETLHALTSARLVRRIEPAGNPARFEGRTVSSRPGARSAKPPAPVASDVRAFSIDKADVDHWGPCPTVRPSTVPEHRDPPGPEGFPCLRTMMQSS encoded by the coding sequence ATCACCGCCGAGGAGCTGCGCAGTGCCAGCCTGTGGGTCACAGCCGCCCGCGTCGCGCTGCTTGAGGCCGTCCAGGACGGTGACCACCTCGGCGTCGAGACGATCACCGCCAGGGTGCGCGATCGCATGGGCCGCAACTCCCTTCACGTCTGCGAGACCCTCCACGCGCTCACTTCGGCGCGACTCGTACGTCGCATCGAACCGGCCGGAAACCCGGCCCGGTTCGAGGGGCGCACCGTGTCGTCGAGGCCGGGTGCGCGGTCGGCGAAGCCTCCTGCTCCTGTCGCATCCGATGTCCGAGCCTTCTCCATCGACAAGGCCGACGTCGACCACTGGGGCCCTTGCCCAACTGTTCGACCATCCACAGTTCCTGAGCACCGTGATCCGCCTGGTCCGGAAGGATTCCCATGTCTGAGAACCATGATGCAATCGTCGTAG
- the katG gene encoding catalase/peroxidase HPI produces the protein MSENHDAIVVDAKAEGGGGCPVAHGRAPHPTQGGGNRQWWPERLNLKILAKNPAVANPLGEEFDYAEAFKTLDLPAVKQDIAEVLTTSQDWWPADFGHYGPFMIRMAWHSAGTYRISDGRGGAGAGQQRFAPLNSWPDNGNLDKARRLLWPVKKKYGRSLSWADLMILTGNVALEQMGFDTFGFAGGREDVWESEEDVYWGPETTWLDDERYTGDRELENPLGAVQMGLIYVNPEGPNGNPDPIAAARDIRETFRRMAMNDEETVALIAGGHTFGKTHGAGPAESVGADPEAAPIEAQGLGWKSTYGTGKGADAITSGLEVTWTTTPTRWSNGFFDNLFGYEWELTQSPAGANQWKPKDGAGEGTVPAAHDPSKKIAPSMLTTDLSLRLDPIYEPISRRFHENPAEFADAFARAWYKLTHRDMGPKSLYLGPEVPEETLLWQDPLPEAEGEVIDAEDITALKAKILGSDLTVSQLVSTAWASASTFRGSDKRGGANGARIRLEPQRGWEANEPDQLAEVLRTLEGIQRAFNSGDKHVSLADLIVLGGVAAVEKGAKDAGHDVQVPFTPGRVDATDEHTDAESFAALEPNADGFRNYLGKGNRLPAEYLLLDRANLLTLSAPELTVLVGGLRVLGANHQQSSHGALTGTPGKLTNDFFVNLLDLGTTWKATSEDATTFEGRDDATGEVKWTGTRADLVFGSNSELRALAEVYASDDAKEKFVKDFVAAWDKVMNLDRFDLA, from the coding sequence ATGTCTGAGAACCATGATGCAATCGTCGTAGACGCGAAGGCGGAGGGCGGCGGTGGCTGCCCGGTCGCGCACGGGCGCGCCCCGCACCCGACTCAAGGCGGCGGAAACCGCCAGTGGTGGCCGGAGCGGCTCAACCTGAAGATCCTTGCCAAGAACCCCGCCGTGGCCAACCCTCTCGGCGAGGAGTTCGACTACGCCGAGGCGTTCAAGACCCTCGACCTCCCGGCCGTGAAGCAGGACATCGCAGAGGTGCTGACGACCTCGCAGGACTGGTGGCCCGCCGACTTCGGCCACTACGGGCCGTTCATGATCCGAATGGCATGGCACAGCGCGGGCACGTACCGGATCAGCGACGGCCGCGGCGGCGCCGGAGCCGGCCAGCAGCGCTTCGCCCCTCTCAACAGCTGGCCGGACAACGGAAACCTCGACAAGGCCCGCCGCCTGCTGTGGCCCGTGAAGAAGAAGTACGGCCGGAGCCTCTCCTGGGCCGACCTCATGATCCTCACCGGCAATGTCGCCCTGGAGCAGATGGGCTTCGACACGTTCGGCTTCGCCGGTGGCCGCGAGGACGTCTGGGAGTCCGAGGAGGACGTGTACTGGGGGCCCGAGACCACCTGGCTCGACGACGAGCGCTACACCGGCGACCGCGAGCTGGAGAACCCGCTCGGCGCCGTGCAGATGGGCCTCATCTACGTCAACCCGGAGGGCCCGAACGGCAACCCGGACCCGATCGCCGCGGCCCGCGACATCCGTGAGACCTTCCGCCGGATGGCGATGAACGACGAGGAGACGGTCGCCCTGATCGCGGGCGGTCACACCTTTGGCAAGACCCACGGCGCGGGCCCGGCGGAGAGCGTCGGCGCCGACCCCGAGGCCGCCCCGATCGAGGCGCAGGGCCTGGGCTGGAAGAGCACGTACGGCACGGGCAAGGGCGCCGACGCCATCACCTCCGGCCTGGAGGTCACCTGGACCACCACGCCCACCCGGTGGAGCAACGGCTTCTTCGACAACCTCTTCGGTTACGAGTGGGAGCTGACCCAGAGCCCCGCGGGCGCCAACCAGTGGAAGCCGAAGGACGGCGCGGGCGAGGGCACCGTCCCCGCCGCCCACGACCCCTCGAAGAAGATCGCTCCCTCGATGCTCACGACGGACCTGTCGCTGCGCCTCGACCCGATCTACGAGCCGATCTCCCGCCGCTTCCACGAGAACCCCGCGGAGTTCGCGGACGCCTTCGCGCGGGCCTGGTACAAACTGACCCACCGCGACATGGGCCCGAAGTCGCTCTACCTCGGCCCGGAGGTCCCGGAGGAGACCCTCCTCTGGCAGGACCCGCTGCCGGAGGCGGAGGGCGAGGTCATCGACGCCGAGGACATCACCGCCCTCAAGGCGAAGATCCTCGGCTCGGACCTGACCGTCTCGCAGCTGGTCTCCACCGCATGGGCGTCGGCCTCGACGTTCCGCGGCAGCGACAAGCGCGGCGGCGCCAACGGCGCGCGCATCCGGCTGGAGCCGCAGCGCGGCTGGGAGGCCAACGAACCTGACCAGCTGGCCGAGGTACTGCGCACGCTGGAGGGCATCCAGCGTGCCTTCAACTCCGGTGACAAGCACGTCTCCCTGGCCGACCTGATCGTGCTCGGCGGCGTCGCCGCCGTCGAGAAGGGCGCCAAGGACGCCGGTCACGACGTCCAGGTGCCCTTCACCCCGGGCCGCGTCGATGCGACGGACGAGCACACCGACGCGGAGTCCTTCGCCGCACTGGAGCCGAACGCGGACGGCTTCCGCAACTACCTCGGGAAGGGCAACCGGCTGCCGGCCGAGTACCTGCTGCTCGACCGGGCGAACCTGCTGACCTTGAGCGCTCCGGAGCTGACGGTCCTCGTCGGCGGCCTGCGCGTCCTGGGCGCGAACCACCAGCAGTCCTCGCACGGTGCCCTCACCGGGACCCCCGGGAAGCTGACCAACGACTTCTTCGTCAACCTGCTCGACCTGGGCACGACGTGGAAGGCGACGTCCGAGGACGCGACCACCTTCGAGGGCCGCGACGACGCCACCGGCGAGGTCAAGTGGACCGGCACGCGCGCCGACCTCGTCTTCGGGTCGAACTCGGAGCTGCGCGCGCTCGCGGAGGTCTACGCGAGCGATGACGCGAAGGAGAAGTTCGTGAAGGACTTCGTCGCGGCGTGGGACAAGGTGATGAACCTCGACCGGTTCGACCTCGCCTGA
- a CDS encoding 4-coumarate--CoA ligase family protein, translating to MTSRSAPSADLDALRTGDPVDRLKVLIEHQGCRVPPAGLEALSPTIRRSRTLP from the coding sequence ATGACGTCCAGGTCGGCCCCGTCGGCCGACCTGGACGCGCTCCGCACGGGTGACCCCGTCGACCGTCTCAAGGTGCTCATCGAGCACCAGGGTTGCCGGGTTCCCCCGGCCGGGCTCGAGGCACTGTCTCCGACCATCCGCAGATCGAGGACGCTGCCGTGA
- a CDS encoding MFS transporter, which yields MVRAGGPRADRPEVTAESGRSLAPLLAVCAGYFMVILDVTVINVAAPVVGRELSASLTGIQWITDGYTLVFAGLLLTGGALGDRLGNRRIFCTGVVVFTAASAGCGLARSAGALVAARLLEGLGAALIVPGSLALLQQAYPSPAERSRAFGIWGSMAGIAACAGPLLGGLLVTTLGWRWVFFINLPVGCACLLLTLRRVPASARRPDRPMDWPAQCALIAMVALLTASLNEAGRRGWADPLILIGAGLCLLAAAAFVLRERLARTPVVPLWLLRSRAMSGGAAVGLLFNFAFYGMIFTASLYFQHQRGLTALRTGIALFPAVAMTMFASVLSGRLAGTTGHRPLVVTGMLLGSAGLAGWAAAGPNPDYLLLVAPMMAAGFGTSFALTGSTATAMSAAPDKYSGTASALFNTARQVGSAAGVALGGSLLAAAADFTTGLRTSMAIGATAYLAAAALALFCIPQKAPRHVAD from the coding sequence ATGGTGCGCGCCGGTGGTCCCCGAGCCGATCGACCGGAGGTGACTGCGGAGTCCGGCCGTTCCCTGGCCCCTCTCCTCGCGGTGTGCGCGGGTTACTTCATGGTCATCCTGGACGTGACGGTCATCAACGTCGCCGCTCCGGTGGTGGGACGGGAACTGTCGGCTTCGCTCACCGGGATCCAGTGGATCACGGACGGCTACACCCTGGTCTTCGCCGGCCTGTTGCTCACCGGCGGCGCGCTGGGCGACCGGCTGGGAAACCGCCGGATCTTCTGTACCGGAGTGGTGGTGTTCACCGCCGCCTCGGCCGGCTGCGGACTGGCCCGGAGTGCCGGGGCCCTGGTCGCCGCGCGACTCCTGGAGGGACTCGGCGCGGCACTGATCGTGCCCGGCTCCCTCGCCCTGCTCCAACAGGCGTATCCCTCACCCGCCGAGCGCTCCCGGGCCTTCGGTATCTGGGGCTCCATGGCGGGTATCGCCGCCTGCGCAGGCCCTCTTCTGGGCGGCCTTCTGGTCACCACCTTGGGCTGGCGCTGGGTGTTCTTCATCAACCTGCCCGTCGGATGCGCCTGCTTGTTGCTGACACTGCGCCGCGTGCCCGCTTCGGCCCGGCGCCCGGACCGACCCATGGACTGGCCGGCTCAGTGCGCGCTCATCGCAATGGTGGCCCTGCTCACCGCCTCGCTGAACGAGGCCGGACGACGTGGCTGGGCGGACCCACTGATCCTCATCGGGGCCGGCCTGTGTCTGCTGGCAGCCGCCGCGTTCGTCCTGCGCGAGCGCCTGGCCCGCACACCCGTGGTGCCCCTGTGGCTGTTGCGCTCCCGCGCGATGAGCGGGGGCGCGGCCGTCGGCCTGCTGTTCAACTTCGCCTTCTACGGCATGATTTTCACCGCCAGTCTGTACTTCCAGCACCAGCGCGGTCTGACTGCGCTGCGCACCGGGATCGCTCTCTTCCCGGCAGTCGCCATGACCATGTTCGCCTCCGTCCTGTCGGGGCGACTGGCAGGCACCACCGGACACCGCCCGCTTGTGGTCACCGGCATGCTCCTGGGATCGGCGGGCCTGGCAGGCTGGGCCGCGGCCGGACCGAACCCGGACTACCTCCTGCTCGTGGCGCCGATGATGGCGGCGGGTTTCGGCACGTCCTTCGCCCTCACCGGATCGACCGCCACCGCGATGTCAGCCGCCCCCGACAAGTACTCCGGCACCGCCTCCGCCCTGTTCAACACCGCCCGCCAGGTGGGCAGCGCCGCAGGCGTAGCGCTGGGAGGTTCGCTACTGGCCGCGGCGGCCGACTTCACGACCGGACTGCGGACCAGCATGGCCATCGGCGCGACCGCATACCTGGCGGCCGCCGCCCTCGCGCTTTTCTGCATCCCGCAGAAGGCACCCCGCCACGTCGCCGACTGA
- a CDS encoding VOC family protein, translated as MIGRLEKTVLDCPDPRALAAFYAELLGMRVNEDSEKWVVIGTEPGSRQLAFQHTDHWRPPVWPDPQHPQQMHLDIRVEDADAAERAVLALGARRLPGEWEGRYRVFADPVGHPFCLVFGRRGVAHAHPHDRP; from the coding sequence ATGATCGGTCGCCTGGAGAAGACAGTGCTCGACTGCCCTGATCCTCGTGCGCTCGCAGCCTTCTATGCCGAACTCCTGGGCATGCGGGTCAACGAGGACTCGGAGAAATGGGTCGTGATCGGTACTGAGCCCGGCTCGCGACAACTGGCCTTCCAGCACACCGACCACTGGAGGCCCCCGGTCTGGCCCGATCCGCAGCACCCGCAGCAAATGCATCTGGACATCCGCGTGGAGGATGCCGACGCTGCGGAGCGCGCAGTTCTGGCACTGGGAGCCAGGCGTCTTCCTGGTGAGTGGGAAGGGCGCTACCGGGTCTTCGCGGACCCGGTGGGCCACCCGTTCTGCCTGGTGTTCGGCCGCCGTGGGGTTGCACATGCTCATCCACACGACAGGCCTTAG
- a CDS encoding sigma-70 family RNA polymerase sigma factor: MTGPGPDEALAGAFEQQRGRLVAVAHRMLGSRADAEDAVQEAWLRLARQDTAAIDNLAGWLTTVVGRICIDVLRSRKSRPEASYDDRLPELVVTEDDGGAPEDDALLAESVGLALLVVLDTLRPTERLAFVLHDMFAVPFEEIGRIIGRSTDATKMLASRARRKVQDTPRTAEDRQQRRAVVDAFLAAARSGDFQGLLRILDPDVAWRSCTTRGVVVRLGAAEVADRAQRGARATVTARPALINGEPGVVAWGANGKLLGVMACTVVDGRIVEILSVSDRERLASIGLPEHPGQA; the protein is encoded by the coding sequence ATGACCGGCCCAGGTCCGGATGAAGCTCTGGCGGGAGCCTTCGAGCAGCAGCGTGGGCGCCTCGTGGCGGTGGCCCACCGGATGCTCGGATCGCGCGCGGACGCCGAGGACGCGGTGCAGGAGGCATGGCTGAGGCTGGCGCGCCAGGACACGGCCGCGATCGACAACCTCGCCGGCTGGCTGACCACCGTGGTCGGCCGGATCTGCATTGACGTCCTACGCTCGCGCAAGAGCCGGCCCGAGGCGTCGTACGACGACCGACTGCCCGAGCTGGTGGTCACCGAGGACGACGGCGGAGCGCCCGAGGATGACGCGCTGCTCGCCGAATCCGTCGGGCTGGCACTGCTGGTGGTGCTCGACACCCTCCGCCCCACCGAGCGGCTGGCGTTCGTGCTGCACGACATGTTCGCCGTACCGTTCGAGGAGATCGGTCGGATCATCGGCAGGTCCACGGACGCTACCAAGATGCTCGCCAGCCGGGCCCGTCGGAAGGTACAGGACACACCTCGTACCGCCGAGGATCGGCAGCAGCGGCGCGCAGTGGTCGATGCGTTCCTCGCCGCAGCCCGGAGCGGTGACTTCCAAGGGCTGCTCCGCATACTCGACCCGGACGTGGCGTGGCGCTCCTGCACCACGCGTGGCGTGGTCGTCAGGCTGGGGGCGGCCGAGGTGGCCGACAGGGCTCAGCGCGGTGCTCGTGCCACGGTGACTGCGCGTCCCGCCCTCATCAACGGTGAGCCCGGGGTCGTGGCGTGGGGCGCGAACGGCAAGCTGCTGGGCGTGATGGCGTGCACCGTGGTCGATGGTCGGATCGTAGAGATCCTGTCGGTGAGCGACCGGGAACGTCTCGCGTCGATAGGACTGCCGGAACATCCCGGCCAGGCGTAA
- a CDS encoding 2-phosphosulfolactate phosphatase, with amino-acid sequence MVVDVLSFTTSVTVAVESGTRVFPYAWRDESASTFADDMDARLAVGRRMATSASPWSLSPAALRSAPFAPRLVLPSPNGSSIAAAAGGSMVVAGCLRNASAVGRWLAQHGYGTLDRPVAVIAAGERWPDGSLRPALEDLLGAGAVLAALREQCGGPLSPEAAAAADCFEATPDVMSAVTGSASGRELTGGGFAGDVDIATELDVCDIVPILTDGAFTAAG; translated from the coding sequence GTGGTCGTCGACGTGTTGTCGTTCACGACCTCGGTGACGGTGGCTGTGGAGTCCGGGACGCGAGTCTTCCCTTACGCCTGGCGTGACGAGTCCGCGTCGACGTTCGCTGACGACATGGACGCGCGGTTGGCCGTCGGGCGGCGCATGGCCACGTCGGCGTCGCCGTGGTCGTTGTCTCCGGCGGCCCTGAGAAGCGCTCCGTTCGCCCCGCGGCTGGTCCTGCCCTCTCCCAACGGTTCGTCGATCGCCGCCGCGGCCGGTGGGTCGATGGTGGTTGCGGGTTGCCTACGCAACGCGTCAGCGGTGGGCCGTTGGCTTGCCCAGCACGGTTACGGAACCCTCGACCGCCCGGTCGCCGTGATCGCCGCGGGCGAGCGATGGCCCGACGGCAGCCTGCGCCCCGCGCTGGAGGATCTGCTCGGCGCCGGAGCGGTCCTCGCGGCACTGCGAGAGCAGTGTGGCGGCCCGCTGTCGCCCGAAGCGGCTGCCGCCGCCGACTGCTTCGAGGCGACGCCGGATGTCATGAGCGCGGTCACCGGCAGTGCATCCGGCCGGGAACTCACGGGCGGAGGCTTCGCCGGGGACGTGGACATCGCGACCGAACTGGATGTCTGCGACATCGTTCCGATCCTCACCGACGGAGCGTTCACGGCGGCCGGATGA
- a CDS encoding carboxymuconolactone decarboxylase family protein → MQARLNPYGTVLGPKFAKYLVSANKVVADSTLPAATQELVKIRASQINGCGGCLDMHTKDAAHAGETPVRLNLVAAWREATVFTDAERAALELTEQGTRLADTGGVTDEVWANAAKHHDAEQLTALVSLIAVINAFNRLNVITRQRGGDYRPGQFG, encoded by the coding sequence ATGCAAGCCCGGCTCAACCCCTACGGCACCGTCCTCGGGCCGAAGTTCGCGAAGTACCTCGTCTCGGCGAACAAGGTCGTGGCCGACTCGACGCTGCCGGCGGCAACACAGGAACTGGTGAAGATCCGCGCCAGCCAGATCAACGGCTGCGGAGGATGCCTCGACATGCACACCAAGGATGCCGCGCACGCAGGTGAGACACCGGTACGGCTGAACCTGGTCGCGGCTTGGCGGGAGGCGACGGTCTTCACCGACGCGGAGCGGGCCGCTCTGGAACTCACGGAGCAGGGCACCCGCCTCGCCGACACCGGTGGCGTCACAGACGAAGTCTGGGCGAACGCGGCCAAGCATCATGACGCGGAGCAGCTCACGGCCCTGGTGTCCCTGATCGCCGTCATCAACGCCTTCAACCGACTGAATGTCATCACTCGACAGCGCGGGGGCGACTACCGGCCAGGGCAATTCGGGTGA
- a CDS encoding Dps family protein, giving the protein MTASSASGGSRRSEADATGFTASPQLTQALQQIVVDLVELHLQGKQAHWNVVGHNFRDLHLQLDEIVDEAREAADTIAERMRALAACPDGRTDTVAATTTLPAFPEGEQSVSAVVDLVTARLRATVDTLRTRHDQVDSEDPSTADLLHAIIDSLEKHAWMVSAENRSV; this is encoded by the coding sequence ATGACCGCATCCTCTGCCTCTGGGGGCTCCCGGCGTTCAGAGGCCGATGCCACCGGCTTCACGGCGTCGCCGCAGCTCACCCAGGCCCTGCAGCAGATCGTGGTGGACCTGGTGGAACTGCACCTCCAGGGGAAGCAGGCCCACTGGAACGTGGTCGGCCACAACTTCCGCGACCTCCACCTGCAACTGGATGAGATCGTCGACGAGGCGCGGGAGGCCGCCGACACCATCGCCGAGCGCATGCGGGCTCTCGCAGCCTGCCCGGACGGCCGAACCGACACCGTGGCAGCGACCACCACTCTCCCCGCGTTTCCGGAGGGCGAGCAGAGTGTGAGCGCCGTTGTCGACCTCGTCACTGCACGCCTGCGCGCCACCGTCGATACGCTGCGCACCCGCCATGACCAGGTCGACAGCGAAGATCCCTCCACGGCCGACCTGCTGCACGCGATCATCGACTCGCTGGAGAAGCACGCCTGGATGGTCAGCGCGGAGAATCGATCCGTCTGA
- a CDS encoding ABC transporter substrate-binding protein — MRSSLSRRGFLAAGSGLATAAALPALSGCSTLASADSDPGTLLVHTQLGTTAPGSATYTAVVKAFHKENPGLRVKNLVNGDDLPQVYETSRLARKEPDVVMVNLYDKTLAWTDAGATVDVKGYLDDWGLRERVLPAALEEWTDSKGRLRAFPYFATNWPVAYNTALLERAGVDSVPTTGDQLIGAARKLRAKGVAPVTVGGNDWTGQKLLAQIIQTFLTPDEARKVYTTGDFSSKGAREGIDYFVQLRDAGVFADKAEGLTSDTMTTQYNTEAAAIQSAMSSALAKVPAGPAGHTEIGGWPLAPGASHGKPTILRSYTLIGFWISPNGVKKLPSVEKFLRFMYRPDVVSRFITESGRDMALVTDTVSKEFPLVAKAQQLGDRVGQVLLPDLYVPPTATQPLITATSTAFTRGTSAAAVRSALESAYRTA, encoded by the coding sequence GTGCGCTCATCCCTGAGTCGGCGCGGTTTCCTGGCTGCAGGTTCCGGCCTCGCCACCGCTGCCGCACTCCCCGCCCTGTCCGGCTGTTCCACGCTCGCCTCGGCCGATTCCGACCCCGGCACCCTGCTCGTGCACACCCAGCTCGGCACCACCGCGCCGGGCTCTGCCACCTATACGGCCGTCGTGAAGGCGTTCCACAAGGAGAACCCGGGCCTCCGGGTCAAGAACCTCGTCAACGGCGACGATCTGCCCCAGGTGTACGAGACCTCCCGACTGGCCCGCAAGGAGCCGGACGTGGTCATGGTCAATCTCTATGACAAGACCCTGGCCTGGACCGATGCCGGTGCCACCGTCGACGTGAAGGGGTATCTCGACGACTGGGGGCTGCGCGAGCGCGTCCTGCCCGCCGCGCTGGAGGAGTGGACCGACAGCAAGGGCCGGTTGCGCGCCTTCCCGTACTTCGCCACCAACTGGCCCGTCGCCTACAACACGGCCCTGCTGGAGCGGGCCGGCGTGGACTCCGTTCCCACCACCGGGGACCAACTGATCGGTGCCGCACGTAAGTTGCGGGCCAAGGGGGTCGCCCCGGTCACCGTCGGCGGCAACGACTGGACGGGACAGAAACTGCTGGCCCAGATCATCCAGACCTTCCTCACGCCCGACGAGGCCCGGAAGGTCTATACGACCGGCGATTTCAGCAGCAAGGGTGCCCGCGAAGGCATCGACTACTTCGTCCAGCTCCGCGACGCCGGAGTCTTCGCCGACAAGGCGGAGGGGCTTACCTCCGACACGATGACCACGCAGTACAACACCGAGGCGGCCGCCATCCAGTCCGCGATGTCCTCGGCACTGGCGAAGGTGCCCGCGGGGCCGGCCGGGCACACGGAGATCGGCGGCTGGCCGCTGGCTCCCGGCGCCTCGCACGGCAAGCCCACGATCCTGCGCTCGTACACCCTCATCGGCTTCTGGATCAGCCCCAACGGCGTCAAGAAGCTGCCCTCGGTCGAGAAGTTCCTGCGCTTCATGTACCGGCCCGACGTGGTGTCGCGCTTCATCACCGAGAGCGGCCGGGACATGGCTCTCGTGACGGACACGGTCAGCAAGGAGTTCCCGTTGGTGGCCAAGGCCCAGCAGCTCGGTGACCGGGTCGGTCAGGTCCTCCTGCCGGACCTGTACGTCCCCCCGACGGCCACCCAGCCTCTGATCACGGCAACCAGCACCGCGTTCACCCGGGGTACGAGCGCGGCTGCCGTGCGCTCCGCCCTCGAATCCGCCTACCGCACGGCCTGA
- a CDS encoding carbohydrate ABC transporter permease codes for MTLLSSAPGGASVRRPAPPSPHPSAPSRRQQGGVVLAVPALAWYLVFMVGPLVAIFVICALHWPGMLQPVSFAGLGNVRTVLDDPVFWDSVGNTATQLVIALPVMIVGAYMLGYYVAQKPPGHRVLRYLLFVPGLISTPAKAMVFYAVLSPDGLLNGALDKVGLGSLTDAWLASPSTALFCLIILDVWSGIGFTAVLFAARLGSVPDEIGEAAQLDGAGHWRAMWRIHFPVIRDFVGVVTMLQFLWTLFGSAQNVLLLTQGGPGSSSTTLSFLVYQKAFIAADLGYSQTVGVVLFLVGLAGLLTIRRVFRQNY; via the coding sequence ATGACGTTGCTCTCGTCCGCCCCGGGCGGCGCCTCGGTCCGCCGGCCGGCCCCGCCCTCGCCGCACCCCTCCGCTCCCTCGCGCCGTCAGCAGGGCGGGGTCGTTCTCGCCGTGCCGGCGCTGGCCTGGTACCTCGTCTTCATGGTCGGCCCACTGGTTGCCATCTTCGTCATCTGCGCGCTGCACTGGCCGGGCATGCTCCAGCCCGTCTCCTTCGCCGGTCTCGGCAACGTCCGTACCGTCCTCGACGACCCGGTGTTCTGGGATTCGGTGGGCAACACCGCCACCCAACTCGTCATTGCGCTACCCGTGATGATCGTGGGCGCGTACATGCTGGGGTACTACGTCGCACAGAAGCCGCCAGGTCACCGCGTCCTGCGGTACCTGCTCTTCGTCCCCGGTCTGATCTCCACCCCGGCCAAGGCGATGGTGTTCTACGCGGTCCTCTCGCCGGACGGGCTGCTCAACGGCGCACTGGACAAGGTCGGTCTGGGCTCGCTGACCGATGCCTGGCTCGCCTCGCCGTCCACCGCCCTGTTCTGTCTGATCATCCTCGACGTGTGGAGCGGCATCGGCTTCACGGCCGTGCTGTTCGCCGCCCGGCTGGGGAGCGTGCCGGACGAGATCGGTGAGGCGGCCCAGCTCGACGGTGCCGGTCACTGGCGTGCCATGTGGCGCATCCACTTCCCCGTGATCCGTGACTTCGTCGGTGTCGTGACGATGCTTCAGTTCCTGTGGACCCTGTTCGGCTCCGCGCAGAACGTGCTGCTGCTCACCCAGGGCGGCCCCGGAAGTTCGTCGACAACGTTGTCCTTCCTCGTCTACCAGAAGGCGTTCATCGCGGCCGACCTGGGCTACAGCCAGACCGTCGGTGTCGTGCTGTTCCTGGTCGGTCTGGCGGGGCTGCTGACCATCCGTCGCGTCTTCCGCCAGAACTACTGA